The bacterium genomic interval AGGGAGTCTCTTCATGGCTAAAGATAAAACGTTCGGCGCCAAGGTCGCCAAGTCCCAGGCGGTCGCCAGCAAAGTCTGCCCGGTATGCAAGGATGCGGTCAACACAATCCATTACATCCGTTCGGTTAAAAACCAAGCCACAGGCGGCTATCGTTTCGCCGAAAACTTTATCGGCGTGTGCAAATGCAACGAAAAAGACGTTTTCAATAAATGACCGCTTCCCCCTGCACGCTGTTGCTGGCCACCAACAACGCGGATAAAGTGGCGGAGATGCGTGATTTCTTTTCCGGATTGAATCTGGTTTTACGGACGGCCGCTGAATTTCCGCAGATCCCTGCGGTGGAGGAAGACCAGCCGACCCTGCAGGGCAATGCCATCAAGAAAGCTTCAGCACTCGCCGCTGCCACCGGATTGCTCAGCCTGGCCGATGACACCGGCCTGGAGGTTGATGCGCTGGACGGCCGGC includes:
- a CDS encoding non-canonical purine NTP pyrophosphatase, producing MTASPCTLLLATNNADKVAEMRDFFSGLNLVLRTAAEFPQIPAVEEDQPTLQGNAIKKASALAAATGLLSLADDTGLEVDALDGR